One Polaribacter sp. SA4-12 genomic window carries:
- a CDS encoding NUDIX hydrolase — translation MDELIDILTPEGKSTGKTALKSEAHKNGWFHATVHIWLFTSDEKIVLQKRALTKKVFPGLWDISVAGHVGAGEEILTSAKREVFEEIGLQIEDRDLIKIGTRIHQVSHANGIQDNEHHHVFIAELKVPLSKLTMQKEEVDDIKLLKLSTLINTKNLENVLLPRFHDYYVSVYNEIIKITSK, via the coding sequence ATGGATGAACTAATTGATATTTTAACTCCCGAAGGAAAATCAACAGGAAAAACGGCTTTAAAATCTGAAGCTCATAAAAATGGTTGGTTTCATGCAACTGTTCATATTTGGTTGTTTACTTCGGATGAAAAAATAGTATTACAAAAAAGAGCACTGACTAAAAAAGTATTTCCTGGTTTGTGGGATATTTCTGTTGCAGGACATGTTGGTGCAGGTGAAGAAATTTTAACATCAGCAAAAAGAGAAGTTTTTGAAGAAATTGGCTTACAAATAGAAGATAGAGACCTCATCAAAATTGGGACAAGAATTCATCAAGTTTCTCATGCAAATGGAATTCAAGATAACGAACATCACCATGTTTTTATAGCTGAATTAAAAGTTCCTTTATCAAAATTAACAATGCAAAAAGAAGAAGTTGATGACATTAAATTACTTAAGTTATCAACCTTAATAAATACAAAAAACCTTGAAAACGTTTTGCTTCCAAGGTTTCATGATTATTATGTTTCGGTTTACAATGAAATTATAAAAATTACATCAAAATGA
- a CDS encoding M42 family metallopeptidase, whose translation MAKKSILNKKSLTFLEKYLNNAAPTGYEWEGQKIWMDYLKPYVDTFITDTYGSAVGVINPDAKYKVVIEGHADEISWYVNYISDNGLIYVIRNGGSDHQIAPSKIVNIHTKNGIVKGVFGWPAIHTRNKANEEAPKPDNIFIDTGCATKKEVEDLGVHVGCVITYPDEFHILNGDKFVCRALDNRMGGFMIAEVARLLKENKKELPFGLYITNSVQEEIGLRGAEMITHTIQPNVAIVTDVTHDTTTPMIEKKSAGHLEMGKGPVIAYAPAVQQKLRDLITETAEAKKIPFQRSALSRATGTDTDAFAYSNGGVASALISLPLRYMHTTVEMVHKEDVENVIKMIYETLLNIKDGETFSYFE comes from the coding sequence ATGGCGAAAAAATCAATTTTAAATAAAAAATCACTTACATTTTTAGAAAAATACTTAAATAATGCTGCTCCAACTGGTTATGAATGGGAAGGTCAGAAAATTTGGATGGATTATCTAAAACCTTATGTAGATACTTTTATTACTGACACTTATGGTTCTGCAGTTGGTGTTATAAATCCAGATGCAAAATACAAGGTTGTTATTGAAGGGCATGCTGATGAAATTTCTTGGTATGTTAATTATATTTCTGATAATGGATTGATTTACGTGATTAGAAATGGAGGTTCTGATCATCAAATTGCACCGAGTAAAATTGTAAATATTCATACTAAAAACGGAATTGTAAAAGGTGTTTTTGGATGGCCAGCAATTCACACTAGAAATAAAGCGAATGAAGAAGCGCCAAAACCAGACAATATTTTTATTGATACAGGTTGTGCTACAAAAAAAGAAGTTGAAGATTTAGGTGTTCATGTTGGTTGTGTAATTACGTATCCAGATGAATTTCATATTTTAAATGGAGACAAATTTGTTTGTAGAGCTTTAGACAACAGAATGGGTGGTTTTATGATTGCTGAAGTTGCTCGTTTACTAAAAGAGAATAAAAAAGAATTGCCTTTTGGATTGTACATTACAAATTCTGTACAAGAAGAAATTGGTTTACGTGGAGCAGAAATGATTACACATACAATTCAACCAAATGTTGCTATTGTTACTGATGTTACGCATGATACAACTACTCCAATGATTGAGAAAAAATCTGCTGGACATTTAGAAATGGGTAAAGGTCCTGTTATAGCTTACGCTCCTGCTGTGCAACAAAAATTACGTGATTTAATTACAGAAACTGCCGAAGCAAAAAAGATTCCTTTTCAACGTTCTGCACTTTCTAGAGCAACAGGTACAGATACTGATGCATTTGCATACAGTAATGGTGGTGTTGCTTCTGCATTAATTTCTCTTCCATTAAGATACATGCACACAACTGTAGAAATGGTTCATAAAGAGGATGTTGAAAATGTGATTAAAATGATTTATGAAACACTTTTAAATATTAAAGACGGAGAAACTTTTTCTTACTTTGAGTAA
- a CDS encoding aminotransferase class V-fold PLP-dependent enzyme, giving the protein MKLTNQKHLFSIPEEITYLNIASQSPSFKAVEQAGIDGVLEKSHPYKITGDHYFEPVKEVKKLFAKLIDADDFNRIANIPSASYGLATAANNITLKKGDEILLVDEQFPSNYYVWEKLANKFDAKITVVSMPKERKNRGKNWNEAIINSISDKTAVVTIGNIHWANGTLFDLKAISKKVKINNALLIIDGSQSVGALPFSVKEIQPDALICAGYKWLFGSYGCGYGYFGEYFDNGNPLEENWSNRLNSENMSHLTSYESKYKPLANRYSTGEHASFIYIKMQIEALKQVLIWSPKAIQEYCKETTSDAVKILKQNGCFIEDDNFRTHHLFGVELPEKLDIEELKSKLQQENIFISFRGNYIRLSCHLYNTKEDFTKLTNCILSCL; this is encoded by the coding sequence ATGAAACTCACCAATCAAAAACACCTTTTCAGTATTCCTGAAGAAATAACGTATTTAAATATTGCTAGTCAATCACCTTCTTTTAAAGCTGTTGAACAAGCAGGAATTGATGGTGTTTTAGAGAAAAGTCATCCCTATAAAATTACAGGAGACCATTATTTTGAGCCTGTAAAAGAAGTCAAAAAATTGTTTGCTAAACTTATTGATGCAGATGACTTTAATAGAATTGCAAATATTCCTTCTGCTTCTTATGGATTGGCAACAGCAGCTAATAATATCACCTTAAAAAAAGGAGATGAAATTCTTTTAGTTGACGAACAGTTTCCTAGTAATTATTATGTTTGGGAAAAACTAGCAAATAAATTTGATGCAAAAATTACGGTTGTTTCAATGCCTAAAGAAAGAAAAAATAGAGGTAAAAATTGGAATGAAGCAATAATAAATTCAATTTCTGATAAAACAGCAGTTGTAACTATAGGAAATATTCATTGGGCAAACGGAACTTTATTTGATTTAAAAGCAATTAGCAAAAAAGTAAAAATAAACAATGCTTTATTAATTATTGATGGAAGTCAGTCTGTTGGAGCATTACCTTTTTCGGTGAAAGAAATTCAACCTGATGCTCTAATTTGCGCAGGTTATAAATGGTTATTTGGGTCTTATGGTTGTGGTTATGGCTATTTTGGCGAATATTTTGACAATGGAAATCCATTAGAAGAAAATTGGTCTAATCGTTTAAATAGCGAAAACATGAGCCATTTAACTTCTTACGAATCTAAATACAAACCTTTAGCAAATAGATATTCTACGGGTGAACATGCAAGTTTTATTTACATAAAAATGCAAATTGAGGCTTTAAAGCAAGTTTTAATCTGGAGTCCAAAAGCAATTCAAGAGTATTGTAAAGAAACTACTTCTGATGCTGTTAAAATATTAAAACAAAATGGTTGTTTTATTGAAGACGATAACTTTAGAACACATCATTTATTTGGCGTTGAATTACCTGAGAAATTAGATATTGAAGAATTGAAATCGAAACTACAACAAGAAAATATTTTTATTTCTTTTAGAGGAAATTACATTCGTCTTTCTTGTCATTTATACAATACCAAAGAGGATTTTACTAAATTAACAAACTGCATTTTATCTTGTTTATAA
- a CDS encoding DUF6503 family protein translates to MNSRKIVINTPKYSLGFDGKEVWLDEDIKGTYKGNPSFYYNLYFYFYAMPFVLSDDGITYSKVDDLIFEGTNYPDYKISYASDKGTSPDDNYIIYYNPKTYQMEWLAYTVTFRSKKPSDKFKMIRYHKWENVNGLMLPKEITWYNKDENGVPTEPAKPAIEFTLPLISQGQLDDSFYEKPKN, encoded by the coding sequence TTGAATTCGCGTAAAATTGTAATTAACACGCCAAAATATTCTTTAGGTTTCGACGGAAAAGAAGTTTGGTTAGATGAAGATATCAAAGGAACTTATAAAGGAAACCCTAGTTTTTATTATAACTTATATTTCTATTTTTATGCAATGCCTTTTGTGTTGTCAGATGATGGAATTACTTATAGTAAAGTAGATGATTTAATTTTTGAAGGAACAAATTATCCTGATTATAAAATTTCTTACGCTTCAGATAAAGGAACTTCTCCAGACGATAATTATATCATTTATTATAATCCTAAAACCTATCAAATGGAATGGTTAGCCTATACAGTTACGTTTAGATCTAAAAAACCAAGTGATAAATTTAAAATGATTAGATATCATAAATGGGAAAATGTAAACGGATTGATGTTACCCAAAGAAATTACTTGGTATAACAAAGATGAAAACGGAGTGCCAACAGAACCTGCAAAACCTGCAATAGAATTTACGCTGCCATTAATTAGTCAAGGTCAATTAGATGACTCATTTTATGAAAAGCCTAAAAATTAA
- a CDS encoding 3'-5' exonuclease, producing the protein MKLNWFSKKEKPVLPSYYLEYEASILQNKELPIKETRFIVFDTETTGFSRRDDRVLSIGAISLIDNAINVNDVFEVYVLQKVFTAETVPIHGILKEGRIEKITELTALKLFLNYIQDAVLVGHHVGFDIDMMNEILKRNNLPKLQNKTLDTGTLYKKSKHTVYQEKDKHYSLDNLCDELNISKSDRHTASGDAYITAIAFLKILSRLNKNDDLKLKDLLLD; encoded by the coding sequence ATGAAGTTGAATTGGTTTAGTAAAAAAGAAAAACCCGTATTACCTTCCTATTATTTGGAGTATGAAGCAAGTATTTTACAAAATAAAGAACTCCCAATTAAAGAAACTAGGTTTATTGTTTTTGATACAGAAACCACTGGTTTTTCGCGTAGAGATGACAGGGTACTTTCTATCGGAGCCATTTCTTTAATTGATAATGCAATTAATGTAAATGATGTTTTTGAGGTGTATGTTTTACAAAAAGTGTTTACTGCAGAAACGGTACCTATTCATGGGATTTTAAAAGAAGGGAGAATTGAAAAAATAACGGAACTAACTGCTTTAAAACTTTTCTTAAACTATATTCAAGATGCAGTTTTAGTTGGTCATCATGTCGGTTTTGATATAGATATGATGAACGAAATTTTAAAAAGAAACAATTTACCCAAATTACAAAACAAAACGCTTGATACTGGTACTCTTTATAAAAAATCTAAACACACAGTTTATCAAGAAAAAGATAAACACTACTCTCTCGATAATTTGTGTGATGAATTAAATATTTCTAAAAGCGATCGTCATACAGCAAGTGGTGATGCATATATTACAGCGATTGCTTTCTTAAAAATACTGTCTCGTTTAAATAAAAACGACGATTTAAAACTTAAAGATTTACTGCTTGATTAA
- a CDS encoding M1 family aminopeptidase, whose product MFSTIFKQELKYWFNKPAFYIYIGIFLILAFFLSAASAGLFDSVTATTGSSRIVNSPIGVSGLFNALTIFIFFLFPSIVGVSIFRDFKSEMHTILYSYPFTKANYLFAKFFSSIVIVSIIVFSIALGMVVGFRIPGTNPDIVGPFNVVTYLQTYFVFILPNVLLFGAIVFAVVAFTRNIAAGFITVIILMFGQGVLESLLSDPEHRGLAAILDPFGSAASSYYTKYWTPSEQNELQIPLKEMIVYNRLLWLVISTVIFGFVFKFFKFSQNAISISFSKPKAERVTKTNFSGITRISLPKVSYDYSFLQNLKTTWKLSNLDFKYIFKSWAFISIVLVGLVLIVVTLSEVGDIFGTPTLPITWKMLNLSGVFFASINICTFLYAGMLVHRAKIAKINHLVDATPIPNWTLLLSKLIALIKMQLVLLAVIIVSGMVFQMYKGYYNFEIGHYLFELYCLNFLSLLVWALLSIFVQTLIGNPYLGLFVLLVISIGMPFLSLAGIEQSIFKYGQGPRFNYSDMNGYGILEPFLWYKLYWILCGVVLLFVSFLFWVRGIPNSFIERISIAKTRFKGFAAIGFGVFLIAFLGLGYSIYQETGAKAKRTSSKEAELQSVNWEKTYKKYEGYAQPRIISVKTDVNIFPKERLFDASATFVMVNKTNKAIDTLFLNHNSLESTFEFNKPNTLVLEDTIQHFDMYHFKDKILPGDTLQLSLSVKSKKNTTYRKKSPVRENGTFINNFSMFPSLGYSSQAELTDNKTRKKYDLPKNDLRPKPSDSTALGDTYISKDSDWIDFEATVSTSKDQIAIAPGYLQNEWIENDRKYFHYKMDSKILNFYAFNSARYKVKKENWKGISLEIYYHKGHEFNLDRMMKGMKASLDYNSKNFSPYQHKQLRIVEFPRTGGSFAQSFPNTIPFSEGVGFIADVDDKNDDGVDYPFAITVHEVAHQWWAHQVIGADVLGATMLSESLSEYVSLKVLEHQKGKEKIRTFLKKALDDYLMQRTMERKRENALMYNDGQGYIRYQKGSLVFYALSDYIGEEKLNGALKKYVEKVKFQEAPYTTSIEMVDYIREATPDSLQYVIKDMFETITLYRNRILDAKSTELENGKYEVEIEFEVSKYRNDEKGKRYYGEQVGDTLTYKTDKMKKPILSVPLADYIDIGIFTEEEVDGEKKEKELYLKKYKITKINNKIKIIVDKKPVEVGVDPYNKLIDTQSEDNRRKL is encoded by the coding sequence ATGTTTTCAACTATTTTCAAACAAGAATTAAAATACTGGTTTAATAAACCTGCATTTTATATTTATATAGGTATTTTCTTAATATTGGCTTTCTTTTTATCAGCAGCTTCAGCTGGTTTATTCGATTCAGTAACAGCCACAACTGGTTCTTCTAGAATTGTAAATTCACCAATAGGAGTTTCTGGTTTATTTAATGCATTAACCATTTTTATATTCTTCTTATTTCCTTCAATTGTTGGGGTTTCAATATTTAGAGATTTTAAAAGTGAAATGCATACGATCTTGTATTCCTATCCTTTTACCAAAGCAAATTACTTATTTGCTAAGTTTTTTAGTTCAATTGTAATTGTATCTATTATTGTTTTTTCAATTGCTTTGGGAATGGTCGTTGGTTTTCGTATTCCTGGTACAAACCCAGATATTGTAGGTCCATTTAATGTAGTTACCTATTTACAAACGTATTTTGTATTTATTTTACCAAATGTTTTATTGTTTGGTGCTATTGTTTTTGCTGTTGTTGCTTTTACAAGAAATATTGCAGCAGGTTTTATAACGGTAATTATTTTAATGTTTGGTCAAGGGGTTTTAGAAAGCTTGCTTTCTGACCCAGAGCATAGAGGTTTAGCGGCAATTTTAGATCCTTTTGGTTCAGCTGCTTCTAGTTACTATACAAAGTATTGGACGCCTTCTGAACAAAATGAATTACAAATTCCATTAAAAGAAATGATTGTATACAACCGTTTATTATGGTTGGTAATTTCAACGGTTATTTTTGGATTCGTGTTCAAGTTCTTTAAATTTAGCCAGAATGCAATTTCTATTTCTTTTAGTAAACCTAAAGCAGAGAGAGTTACAAAAACCAACTTTAGCGGAATTACAAGAATTTCTTTACCTAAAGTATCTTATGATTATTCTTTTCTTCAAAATTTAAAAACAACTTGGAAATTATCGAATCTCGATTTTAAATACATCTTTAAAAGTTGGGCATTTATTTCAATTGTATTAGTCGGACTTGTATTAATCGTTGTTACGTTATCTGAAGTAGGAGACATTTTTGGAACACCAACATTACCAATTACTTGGAAAATGTTAAACCTTAGTGGCGTTTTCTTTGCTTCTATAAACATTTGTACATTTTTATATGCGGGTATGTTAGTGCATAGAGCAAAAATTGCCAAAATAAATCATTTGGTTGATGCAACTCCGATTCCTAACTGGACGTTGTTGTTATCTAAATTAATTGCTTTAATAAAAATGCAATTGGTTTTATTGGCAGTAATTATAGTTTCTGGTATGGTTTTTCAAATGTATAAAGGCTATTATAATTTTGAAATTGGTCATTATCTTTTTGAACTTTATTGTTTAAATTTCTTAAGTCTTCTTGTTTGGGCTTTATTATCAATATTTGTTCAAACCTTAATAGGGAACCCTTATTTGGGATTATTTGTATTGCTTGTAATTTCTATTGGAATGCCATTTTTATCATTGGCAGGAATAGAGCAATCTATATTTAAATATGGTCAAGGTCCACGTTTTAACTATTCTGATATGAATGGTTATGGAATTTTAGAACCTTTTTTATGGTATAAATTATATTGGATTTTATGTGGGGTGGTACTATTATTTGTCTCTTTTCTGTTTTGGGTTCGTGGAATACCGAATTCGTTTATAGAGAGAATTTCAATTGCTAAAACACGATTTAAAGGGTTTGCAGCTATAGGATTTGGAGTTTTCTTAATTGCATTTTTAGGTTTAGGATATTCAATTTATCAAGAAACAGGAGCAAAAGCAAAAAGAACATCTTCTAAAGAAGCAGAATTGCAAAGTGTTAATTGGGAGAAGACGTATAAAAAATATGAAGGGTATGCACAACCAAGAATTATTTCCGTAAAAACAGATGTAAATATTTTTCCGAAAGAAAGATTATTTGATGCTTCTGCAACTTTTGTAATGGTGAATAAAACAAATAAAGCGATTGATACGTTGTTTTTAAACCATAATTCTTTAGAAAGTACTTTTGAGTTTAATAAGCCAAATACCTTGGTTTTAGAAGATACAATTCAGCATTTTGATATGTATCATTTTAAAGATAAAATTTTACCAGGAGATACTTTGCAGCTTTCTTTATCTGTAAAAAGCAAGAAAAATACAACGTACAGAAAAAAATCTCCAGTAAGAGAAAACGGGACATTTATCAATAATTTTTCTATGTTTCCTTCTTTAGGATATTCTTCTCAGGCAGAATTAACAGATAATAAAACACGTAAAAAATACGATTTACCAAAAAATGATTTACGTCCAAAACCATCAGATTCAACAGCTTTAGGAGATACTTATATTTCTAAAGATTCAGATTGGATCGATTTTGAAGCTACAGTTTCTACATCTAAAGATCAAATTGCAATTGCTCCAGGGTATTTGCAAAATGAATGGATAGAAAATGATAGAAAATATTTCCATTATAAAATGGATAGTAAAATTTTGAATTTCTATGCTTTTAATTCAGCTAGATATAAAGTAAAAAAAGAAAACTGGAAAGGAATCAGTTTAGAAATTTATTATCATAAAGGACATGAGTTTAATTTAGATAGAATGATGAAAGGGATGAAAGCATCTTTAGATTATAATTCTAAAAACTTTAGCCCTTATCAACATAAACAATTAAGAATTGTAGAGTTTCCAAGAACAGGAGGAAGCTTTGCGCAATCTTTTCCAAATACAATTCCTTTTTCAGAAGGTGTTGGGTTTATTGCTGATGTAGATGATAAAAATGATGATGGAGTAGATTATCCGTTTGCAATTACTGTGCATGAAGTTGCGCATCAATGGTGGGCGCATCAAGTTATTGGAGCAGATGTTTTAGGTGCGACAATGTTGTCTGAAAGTTTATCTGAATACGTTTCTTTAAAAGTATTAGAACATCAAAAAGGAAAAGAGAAAATTCGTACTTTTTTAAAGAAAGCATTAGATGATTATTTGATGCAAAGAACGATGGAAAGAAAGCGTGAAAATGCATTGATGTATAATGATGGACAAGGATATATTCGTTATCAAAAAGGATCTTTAGTCTTTTATGCTTTGAGTGATTATATAGGTGAAGAAAAACTAAATGGAGCTTTAAAGAAATATGTTGAAAAAGTGAAGTTTCAAGAAGCTCCTTATACAACTTCTATAGAAATGGTTGATTATATTAGAGAAGCAACTCCAGATTCGTTACAATATGTAATTAAGGACATGTTTGAAACGATTACTTTATATAGAAATAGAATATTAGACGCAAAATCTACTGAATTAGAAAACGGAAAATATGAAGTAGAAATAGAGTTTGAAGTTTCTAAATACAGAAATGATGAAAAAGGAAAACGTTATTACGGTGAGCAAGTAGGCGATACATTGACTTATAAAACTGATAAAATGAAGAAACCAATTTTATCTGTGCCTTTAGCAGATTATATAGATATTGGAATTTTCACAGAAGAAGAGGTTGATGGAGAAAAGAAAGAAAAAGAGCTTTATTTGAAGAAGTATAAGATTACGAAGATTAACAATAAGATTAAAATTATAGTTGATAAGAAGCCTGTTGAAGTAGGAGTAGATCCGTATAACAAGTTAATTGACACGCAATCTGAAGATAACAGAAGAAAATTATAA
- a CDS encoding DUF294 nucleotidyltransferase-like domain-containing protein has product MKNSIAERVSDFLKNYPPFNLLTNKKILEISTEVKVIYLEKGKVLFNQNDKIHKYFYIVRNGGISLSKKSENDKTLIDICDGGDIFGLRPLISKENYLLDATANEESIVFGIPIEVFEAVSEKNLKINKYLITSFASKSFDPYTNEQSSNVFTDYIEKNNLVDSNLNSVKYTKKPLSCTVKWTVKEAAIKMSNRKIGCIIVVNDACYPIGIITNSDLKNKIATGLFSIDTSVQEIMSTPVITQSKNLTILDAQLQMIKHKVGHLCITTDGTSNSKLIGILTNHDVLASLGNNPTVILKEIKRAKKTKEIRKIRNKANLLLKSYLEQNIPLSHISKIISEINDSVTIRIIELSLKKMDSPPPVKFSWLAIGSQGRKEQLLYTDQDNALIFEDTDAADYLKTKKYFLKLASHITKSLHKVGYEYCPAEMMASNPEWCMSLSEWKNKFNDWIINVDDKAILLSSIFFDYNTVYGEVNLAKELSKSIFETLNERTLIYTFLGKEAIASPSPLGFFKQFLVENNGDRKDSFNIKKRALMPLINAARLLILSKNVSEINNTSQRFEKLAELEPQNKELYQSCAYAFKALLKFKTKQGILNNDSGKIILLESLTKEEKLKLKRCFKPIREIQELLSNRFNLKNIR; this is encoded by the coding sequence ATGAAAAATAGTATTGCAGAACGTGTTTCCGATTTCTTAAAGAACTACCCTCCTTTTAATTTATTAACTAACAAGAAAATATTAGAAATTTCTACGGAAGTAAAAGTCATCTATTTAGAAAAAGGAAAAGTACTTTTTAATCAGAATGACAAAATTCATAAATATTTCTACATTGTAAGAAATGGTGGTATTAGTTTAAGTAAAAAATCTGAAAACGATAAAACTCTTATTGATATTTGTGATGGTGGAGATATTTTTGGTTTAAGACCATTAATTAGTAAAGAAAATTATTTATTAGATGCAACTGCAAATGAAGAATCTATTGTTTTTGGAATTCCGATAGAAGTTTTTGAAGCAGTATCAGAAAAAAACTTGAAAATTAATAAATACCTTATAACTTCTTTTGCCTCAAAATCTTTTGACCCTTATACAAATGAGCAAAGTAGCAATGTATTTACAGATTATATTGAAAAAAATAATTTAGTTGATTCTAATTTAAACTCTGTTAAATACACAAAAAAACCACTAAGTTGTACCGTAAAATGGACTGTTAAGGAAGCTGCCATAAAAATGAGCAATCGAAAAATTGGTTGTATAATAGTCGTTAATGACGCATGTTATCCTATAGGAATTATTACAAATAGTGATCTTAAAAATAAAATAGCAACAGGCCTTTTTTCTATAGATACATCCGTGCAAGAAATTATGTCTACGCCTGTAATTACACAGTCTAAAAACCTTACTATTTTAGATGCTCAACTACAAATGATAAAACATAAAGTAGGGCATTTATGTATTACAACGGATGGAACAAGCAATTCTAAATTAATTGGAATTTTAACAAATCATGATGTTTTAGCCTCTCTTGGAAATAACCCTACCGTTATTTTAAAAGAAATTAAGAGAGCAAAAAAAACGAAGGAAATTCGTAAAATCAGAAATAAAGCGAACCTACTTTTAAAATCATATTTAGAACAGAATATTCCATTATCACATATTTCTAAAATTATTTCAGAAATAAATGATAGTGTAACAATCAGAATTATTGAGCTTTCTTTAAAAAAGATGGATTCTCCTCCACCTGTAAAATTCTCTTGGTTAGCTATAGGTAGTCAAGGAAGAAAGGAACAGCTTTTATACACCGATCAAGACAATGCTTTAATTTTTGAAGATACTGATGCAGCAGATTATTTAAAAACCAAAAAATATTTTTTAAAACTAGCAAGTCATATTACAAAGTCACTTCATAAAGTTGGATATGAATATTGTCCTGCAGAAATGATGGCTAGCAATCCTGAATGGTGTATGTCTTTGTCTGAATGGAAAAACAAGTTTAACGACTGGATTATTAATGTTGATGATAAAGCAATTTTATTATCTTCGATTTTCTTTGATTACAACACTGTTTATGGTGAAGTTAACTTAGCAAAAGAATTGAGTAAAAGTATTTTTGAAACACTAAATGAAAGAACTTTAATCTATACTTTTTTAGGAAAAGAAGCAATTGCAAGCCCTTCTCCTTTAGGTTTCTTTAAACAGTTTTTAGTAGAGAATAATGGAGATAGAAAAGATTCTTTTAATATCAAAAAAAGAGCTTTAATGCCATTAATCAATGCTGCAAGGCTTTTAATATTATCAAAAAATGTATCAGAAATTAATAATACATCACAACGTTTCGAAAAATTAGCAGAATTAGAACCTCAAAATAAAGAGCTATACCAATCTTGTGCATATGCTTTTAAAGCTTTACTAAAATTTAAAACTAAGCAGGGGATTTTAAATAACGATTCTGGTAAAATTATTTTATTAGAGTCTTTAACAAAAGAAGAAAAGTTAAAATTAAAACGCTGTTTTAAACCAATCAGGGAAATTCAAGAATTACTTTCTAATAGATTTAATTTAAAAAATATTCGATAA
- a CDS encoding ABC transporter ATP-binding protein encodes MKLVIENLTKTYKNGVKAIDNLSIEIGTGMFGLLGPNGAGKSSLMRTIATLQSPDSGSITFGDINVLEDNMSLRKVLGYLPQSFGVYPKMSAEDLLDYFATLKGISNKSERKAIVNEVLEITNLFDVRRKHVAGYSGGMKQRFGIAQLLLNNPKLIIVDEPTAGLDPAERHRFLNVLREVGTNTTVIFSTHIVEDVKELCNEMAILNGGRILKHTTPQEATKEIANTIWTKIITRDDLEENEKNFNILSSNYNQDNTLNIRVHSAEKPADDFIAATPQLDDVYFIALKQDEPVTA; translated from the coding sequence ATGAAGTTAGTAATTGAAAATTTAACCAAGACTTATAAAAACGGAGTAAAAGCTATAGACAATTTAAGTATCGAAATTGGTACAGGAATGTTTGGTTTATTAGGTCCTAATGGAGCGGGAAAATCATCTCTGATGAGAACAATTGCAACTTTGCAAAGTCCTGATTCTGGTTCAATTACTTTTGGAGATATTAATGTTTTAGAAGATAATATGTCTTTGAGAAAGGTTCTTGGGTATTTGCCTCAATCTTTTGGAGTGTATCCAAAAATGTCTGCGGAAGATTTGTTAGATTATTTTGCTACTTTAAAAGGTATTTCTAATAAATCAGAAAGAAAAGCAATTGTAAATGAGGTTTTAGAAATTACTAATCTATTTGATGTAAGACGCAAGCATGTTGCAGGTTATTCTGGAGGAATGAAGCAGCGTTTTGGTATTGCACAATTACTTTTAAATAATCCAAAATTAATTATAGTTGATGAGCCAACTGCAGGTTTAGATCCTGCAGAACGTCATCGTTTTTTAAATGTTTTACGTGAAGTTGGTACAAATACAACTGTTATTTTTTCGACACATATTGTAGAAGATGTAAAAGAATTATGTAATGAAATGGCAATTTTAAATGGAGGTAGAATATTAAAGCATACAACTCCACAAGAAGCAACTAAAGAAATTGCAAATACAATTTGGACTAAAATTATCACTAGAGATGATTTAGAAGAAAATGAAAAAAACTTCAATATTTTATCATCGAACTACAATCAAGATAATACGTTAAATATAAGAGTGCATTCTGCAGAAAAACCTGCGGATGATTTTATTGCTGCAACTCCGCAATTAGATGATGTATATTTTATCGCTTTAAAACAAGATGAACCTGTTACCGCATAA